The following proteins come from a genomic window of Nostoc sp. ATCC 53789:
- a CDS encoding HAD family hydrolase, giving the protein MLRLITDFDGPIIDVSERYYRVYQFCLEKTRRPDQVVQELPKAEFWQLKRSRVPEKQIALNSGLDEAQAQEFAQLRRQTVHTEAYFNYDTLAPGAVDALLKIQEAGIDLAVMTMRRVRELDYAFKKHDLGRFFPENRCYCLSNDYVKTRDIEDKPLLMARALKELPPAADTWMVGDTEADITAAKNYDIKVMAVECGIRDRTQLELYHPDLIVKDFSAAVDLVLKPKHLV; this is encoded by the coding sequence ATGCTAAGACTTATTACTGACTTCGACGGCCCAATTATTGATGTTTCCGAACGGTACTACCGTGTTTATCAATTCTGCTTAGAGAAAACTCGTCGCCCAGATCAAGTAGTGCAAGAACTTCCAAAAGCGGAATTTTGGCAGTTAAAGCGATCGCGCGTTCCCGAAAAACAAATTGCCTTAAATTCAGGGTTAGACGAAGCCCAAGCCCAAGAATTTGCCCAGTTGCGGCGACAAACTGTGCATACAGAAGCTTATTTCAACTATGACACTCTCGCGCCTGGTGCTGTGGATGCACTGTTAAAAATTCAAGAAGCGGGAATTGATTTGGCAGTCATGACCATGCGCCGAGTTCGAGAACTAGATTATGCTTTTAAAAAACACGATTTAGGAAGATTTTTCCCGGAAAATCGTTGTTATTGCCTGAGTAACGACTACGTTAAAACTCGTGATATTGAAGATAAGCCCTTGTTAATGGCTAGGGCATTAAAAGAACTGCCTCCGGCTGCCGATACCTGGATGGTGGGAGATACGGAAGCCGACATCACCGCAGCTAAAAATTATGATATCAAGGTGATGGCTGTGGAATGTGGTATCCGCGATCGCACTCAATTGGAACTTTACCATCCCGATTTAATCGTTAAGGATTTCAGTGCTGCTGTAGATTTAGTTTTAAAACCCAAACACCTTGTCTAG
- a CDS encoding NYN domain-containing protein has protein sequence MKCPLCESTSYYKNGRRNDQQNYLCKNCGKQFFEPALPRSLEMDLLANSNGHTKVSITDEAELPLVKNLPEKITEKGLGSFNFILAEEVLQTILSPDCLESSVFSQLLLKIQQENEIRHKETGISLLLLDAENLKLDINSELFLASICKSPLQVKIAFANWKNPNIGKQDIELYNRGYQLVHVPEGKNSADAKMIAFGASILRSYPTLKEILVCSSDGILNHLCNELQNQGLIVYWVRRQGRNLHVENRNTGKLTDYSLAVATEVPSFEKVLDTIQDLIKTEQESINARLNSLVDVATSFQERCEINIQHNLKQPENEKITPVVNKSLTESIQEKEKQEDFTTIANGEILDKLLFKIIQDIHINSPTTKLSVPKLCSELQKITGESPNSIIKKLKLGSSFVKYLESSPTFTLKASGKEYEVTALFCD, from the coding sequence ATGAAATGTCCTCTGTGCGAATCTACTTCATATTATAAAAATGGTCGTCGCAATGACCAGCAGAATTACCTCTGCAAAAATTGTGGCAAACAATTCTTTGAGCCTGCATTACCTCGTTCCCTGGAAATGGACTTGCTTGCTAACAGCAATGGACATACTAAAGTATCTATAACTGATGAGGCGGAACTTCCTTTAGTAAAAAACCTGCCAGAAAAAATCACAGAGAAAGGTCTTGGCTCTTTTAATTTTATATTAGCTGAAGAAGTTCTGCAAACTATACTATCACCTGATTGCTTAGAATCTTCTGTGTTCAGCCAATTGCTCTTAAAAATTCAGCAAGAAAATGAAATTAGACATAAAGAAACAGGAATCTCTCTTCTACTTTTGGATGCAGAAAACTTAAAATTAGATATTAATTCAGAATTGTTTTTAGCCAGTATTTGTAAATCTCCTCTCCAAGTTAAAATTGCATTTGCTAACTGGAAAAATCCCAATATTGGGAAGCAAGATATTGAACTATATAACCGTGGCTATCAACTTGTCCATGTGCCTGAAGGTAAAAATAGTGCTGATGCAAAAATGATTGCATTTGGTGCTTCTATCTTACGCTCTTATCCAACACTTAAAGAAATATTAGTCTGTTCTAGCGATGGAATTTTAAATCATCTTTGTAACGAACTCCAAAACCAGGGATTGATTGTTTATTGGGTACGTAGACAAGGGCGAAATTTGCATGTAGAAAATCGCAATACTGGCAAATTAACTGATTATTCCTTAGCAGTGGCAACAGAAGTTCCATCTTTTGAAAAAGTGCTTGATACAATTCAAGATTTGATTAAAACTGAACAGGAATCAATCAATGCTAGGTTAAACAGTTTAGTGGATGTTGCAACTTCATTTCAAGAAAGATGCGAGATTAATATTCAACATAATTTAAAGCAACCAGAAAATGAGAAAATAACCCCTGTTGTAAATAAATCACTGACCGAATCTATTCAAGAAAAAGAAAAACAAGAAGACTTTACAACAATTGCTAATGGAGAAATATTAGATAAATTACTATTTAAAATTATTCAAGATATACATATAAATTCTCCTACAACTAAATTATCTGTGCCTAAACTCTGTTCAGAGTTACAGAAAATAACCGGAGAATCCCCTAATTCAATTATAAAAAAATTAAAGTTGGGTTCTAGTTTTGTTAAATATTTAGAATCGTCTCCCACATTTACATTAAAAGCGAGTGGCAAAGAATACGAGGTAACAGCACTATTCTGCGATTAG
- a CDS encoding phosphate ABC transporter ATP-binding protein, whose translation MSKLIPAIRVKNFSFSYDTQKIVEGVSMDIYQNQITAIIGSSGCGKSTFIKSLNRMSELEGEVKVEGKVEFFGQSIYERRVNINRLRRQVSMVFPKPNLFPMSVYDNVAYGVKLIGWHPKVELDGIVESAIKAAELWDEVKNKLHKSALELSGGQQQRLCIARALAVKPNVLLMDEPCSGLDPAASMKIEHLIHNLRSELTIVIVTHNMHQVTRLSDFTAFFHSNENRITQMVEFGTTNKIFTNPVDSRTREYVFARVN comes from the coding sequence ATGAGTAAACTAATTCCAGCCATCAGAGTCAAAAACTTCAGCTTCTCTTACGACACTCAAAAGATAGTTGAAGGCGTGTCAATGGATATTTACCAAAACCAAATCACGGCAATTATTGGTTCTAGCGGTTGTGGCAAATCTACTTTTATTAAATCGTTAAATCGCATGAGTGAATTAGAAGGAGAAGTGAAGGTTGAAGGAAAAGTAGAGTTTTTTGGTCAGAGTATTTATGAGCGTCGGGTCAATATCAATCGCTTACGTCGCCAAGTTAGTATGGTTTTTCCCAAGCCAAATCTTTTTCCTATGAGTGTTTACGATAATGTTGCTTATGGAGTGAAATTGATTGGATGGCATCCGAAAGTAGAATTAGATGGAATTGTTGAATCTGCCATCAAAGCTGCCGAACTTTGGGATGAAGTGAAGAATAAGTTGCACAAGTCTGCTTTAGAACTTTCTGGTGGTCAACAACAACGATTATGTATTGCTCGGGCTTTAGCAGTCAAACCAAATGTTTTATTGATGGATGAGCCTTGTTCAGGTCTTGATCCTGCTGCTAGCATGAAAATTGAGCATTTGATCCATAACTTGCGTTCTGAGTTAACAATTGTGATTGTTACTCACAACATGCATCAAGTTACTCGCCTATCTGATTTTACGGCTTTCTTTCATAGTAATGAAAATCGTATTACCCAAATGGTTGAATTTGGTACTACAAATAAAATTTTTACTAATCCCGTAGATTCTCGCACCCGTGAATACGTTTTCGCCCGCGTTAATTGA
- a CDS encoding SDR family oxidoreductase — MQDKVVVIVGATGGIGSALTHKLAPTGVRLVLAARDAARLTTLAADLSGEVLTVPTDITDPQQVDILIEKTIAQFGQIDILVNAAGVGILKPYNSLEPADLDKMLDVNLKGSFYTSQAAAEEMQKRKSGHICNVVGILGKHSMGMAAAYSASKFGVVGFSKCMAEELKRFGIKFTLFYFGGVDSPFWDNVNLKVDRKKMLSPETAANAIFFALSAEPQAVPMEINIQPDSHMFF; from the coding sequence ATGCAGGATAAAGTTGTCGTTATTGTCGGTGCTACTGGTGGTATTGGTTCAGCTTTAACACATAAACTTGCGCCCACCGGAGTCCGGTTGGTATTGGCTGCGAGGGATGCAGCTCGTTTAACAACACTGGCGGCTGATTTATCAGGGGAAGTTTTGACCGTTCCCACTGATATTACTGACCCCCAACAAGTAGATATTTTGATAGAAAAGACCATCGCTCAGTTTGGTCAAATCGATATTTTAGTGAATGCAGCCGGTGTAGGTATACTCAAGCCTTACAACAGCCTGGAACCTGCTGATTTAGACAAGATGCTAGATGTCAACTTAAAAGGCAGCTTTTATACTAGCCAGGCGGCTGCTGAAGAGATGCAAAAGCGCAAGTCTGGTCACATCTGTAATGTGGTAGGAATTCTCGGCAAGCATTCGATGGGGATGGCAGCAGCTTATTCTGCTTCTAAGTTTGGTGTTGTGGGTTTTAGCAAGTGCATGGCAGAGGAACTCAAGCGTTTTGGTATCAAGTTCACGCTATTCTACTTTGGTGGGGTAGATTCTCCTTTCTGGGATAATGTCAACCTAAAAGTAGACCGGAAAAAAATGCTCAGTCCTGAAACTGCTGCCAATGCTATTTTCTTTGCCCTTTCTGCCGAACCGCAAGCTGTGCCAATGGAAATTAATATTCAACCTGATAGTCATATGTTCTTTTAG
- a CDS encoding CPP1-like family protein, whose protein sequence is MSDQNPYEKLGVSEEASFDEIQDARNRLFEQHSGDAKHLEVIEAAYDAILMDRLRMRQEGKIKVPERIRFPELRVQSPPKESPTPREQSPAWLQRMLDQPTPADILLPGAWFLGLSSISLFYPEGGEQILQLALVVGVGTSIYFLNRKEGKFGRAVLFTLISLIIGLIAGGLVASWLLPQISSFTNLGTNQFSTVVTFILLWLVSSFLR, encoded by the coding sequence ATGAGCGATCAAAATCCCTACGAAAAACTTGGGGTATCAGAAGAGGCTAGCTTCGATGAAATTCAGGATGCTCGTAATCGCCTATTCGAGCAACATAGTGGCGATGCCAAGCATTTAGAAGTAATTGAAGCAGCTTACGATGCGATTTTAATGGATCGCTTACGGATGCGCCAGGAAGGTAAAATTAAAGTTCCTGAGCGCATCCGGTTTCCAGAGTTGCGAGTGCAATCACCTCCTAAAGAAAGTCCAACGCCTCGTGAGCAGTCACCTGCATGGCTGCAACGGATGCTGGATCAGCCAACACCTGCGGATATACTTTTACCAGGAGCTTGGTTTCTTGGTTTGAGTTCTATCAGCTTGTTTTACCCAGAGGGAGGCGAGCAGATTTTGCAGTTAGCATTGGTGGTTGGGGTAGGCACCAGTATTTACTTTCTCAATCGCAAGGAAGGCAAATTTGGCCGAGCAGTTTTGTTTACCCTGATAAGTTTAATTATTGGCTTAATCGCTGGGGGACTAGTTGCTAGCTGGCTCTTACCACAAATATCATCATTCACCAATCTGGGAACGAATCAGTTCTCTACCGTAGTAACGTTTATATTGTTGTGGTTGGTTAGTAGTTTTCTACGGTAA
- a CDS encoding response regulator transcription factor, which produces MAPAKILVVDDDPAVRNLIQRFLIKQNYQVEAAEDGKTALALFEQFNPDLVILDVNLPDVTGFNLCQEMQSRNGVFVLMLTSRADEADKIRGFAKGADDYLTKPFGLGELEVRVGAILRRQRVITTAEQKRLVFEKLMIDPVRREVALNNQAVPLTALEFDLLHFLASHPGRVWRRAELIQEVWDYEYVGDQRVVDVHIGQIRKKIEIDASQPALIQTVRGVGYKFESPAHPQHLEAKS; this is translated from the coding sequence ATGGCTCCTGCCAAGATTCTTGTAGTTGACGACGATCCTGCGGTTCGGAATTTAATCCAACGCTTTTTGATTAAACAGAACTATCAGGTGGAGGCTGCCGAAGACGGAAAGACAGCCTTAGCTCTATTTGAGCAATTTAACCCTGATTTGGTGATTCTAGACGTGAATCTACCAGATGTAACGGGGTTTAACCTTTGCCAAGAGATGCAAAGTCGTAATGGTGTTTTTGTTCTGATGTTGACTAGCCGTGCTGACGAAGCTGACAAAATTCGCGGCTTTGCCAAAGGTGCTGACGACTATCTCACCAAGCCTTTTGGGTTGGGAGAGCTAGAAGTCAGAGTCGGAGCGATTTTGAGACGACAGCGAGTGATAACTACTGCCGAGCAGAAACGCTTGGTATTTGAAAAACTGATGATTGATCCGGTGCGACGGGAGGTAGCACTTAATAACCAAGCAGTACCCTTAACTGCGCTGGAATTTGACTTGTTGCATTTTTTAGCAAGTCATCCAGGTCGAGTTTGGCGACGGGCAGAATTAATCCAAGAGGTGTGGGACTATGAATATGTCGGCGACCAACGGGTTGTAGATGTACATATTGGTCAAATTCGCAAGAAGATTGAAATTGATGCTAGTCAGCCAGCATTAATTCAAACTGTACGTGGCGTAGGGTATAAGTTTGAA
- the hppD gene encoding 4-hydroxyphenylpyruvate dioxygenase — MKIDHVHFYVEDAKMWRDWFVHHLGFQSVADRNSSFHTCTEVVKSGAVCFFLSSPLLPTSPVAEFLRKYPPGVADVAFAVEDVEAAIAQAQKHGATILQPIQERQVGRAFLKCGKIAAWGGLTHTLIERSFVSSHSSLVFDKGQITNDNTFAAIDHIVLNVAVGELDHAVAWYEKILDFQPQQAFKIKTNRSALHSQVMVSHNGSVQLPINEPASKNSQIQEFLDVNRGPGIQHIALRTTNLVSAIAKFRASGLPLLSVPQTYYSQLKQRSGLTLSPLELEVIAQQEILVDWQEYTPVGTQQTAPLLLQIFTQPIFEQPTFFFEFIERRFQAQGFGEGNFRALFEAIESEQIKRGTLQ; from the coding sequence ATGAAAATTGATCACGTTCATTTCTATGTAGAAGATGCCAAAATGTGGCGGGATTGGTTTGTACACCATCTTGGTTTTCAATCAGTAGCCGATCGCAACAGTTCGTTTCACACTTGTACAGAAGTGGTGAAAAGTGGTGCTGTCTGCTTTTTTCTATCTTCACCACTGTTACCTACAAGTCCAGTAGCGGAGTTTTTGCGTAAATATCCCCCTGGTGTGGCAGATGTAGCTTTTGCTGTGGAAGATGTCGAAGCTGCGATCGCACAAGCTCAAAAACATGGTGCTACAATCCTACAACCCATCCAAGAACGCCAGGTAGGTAGGGCTTTTCTCAAGTGTGGCAAAATTGCCGCCTGGGGTGGACTGACTCATACATTAATAGAAAGGTCATTTGTCAGTAGTCATTCGTCATTGGTTTTTGACAAAGGACAAATCACAAATGACAACACTTTTGCTGCTATAGATCACATTGTGTTAAATGTGGCAGTTGGTGAATTGGATCATGCTGTCGCTTGGTACGAAAAAATCTTAGATTTTCAACCCCAGCAAGCATTTAAAATTAAAACCAATCGTTCTGCTTTACACAGTCAGGTGATGGTTTCGCATAACGGCAGCGTCCAACTGCCAATTAATGAACCAGCTTCCAAAAATTCCCAAATTCAGGAGTTTTTAGATGTCAATCGGGGGCCAGGTATTCAACATATTGCCTTACGGACAACTAATCTGGTGAGTGCGATCGCTAAATTTCGTGCCAGTGGTTTACCTTTGCTTTCAGTTCCCCAAACCTACTATTCACAGCTAAAACAGCGTTCAGGACTCACGCTATCACCTCTAGAACTAGAAGTGATCGCTCAACAAGAAATTCTGGTGGACTGGCAAGAATATACTCCCGTAGGGACACAACAAACTGCACCCCTACTACTACAAATTTTCACCCAGCCTATTTTTGAACAGCCGACATTTTTCTTTGAGTTTATTGAACGCCGTTTCCAAGCTCAAGGTTTTGGCGAAGGTAACTTTCGCGCCTTATTTGAAGCCATTGAAAGCGAACAAATCAAACGTGGTACCCTGCAATAA